Proteins from a genomic interval of Equus quagga isolate Etosha38 chromosome 11, UCLA_HA_Equagga_1.0, whole genome shotgun sequence:
- the RNF135 gene encoding E3 ubiquitin-protein ligase RNF135: MAARDTGTAVPVWLAEDDLGCVICHELLTWPVTLPCGHSFCRHCLTRALGEGRERRHWSCPTCRESAAQQPQLRKNTLLQDLADKYREAARELEAGPGRTPSPAPTPAPGPPRRAAPPPAAAKKSITEVGPELVDLVEQLIDIVKNLQSQRHLPESGRDNELSSLGTAFSGGMDLSLASPKVVTSNTPERKVSDILHDLEEILGKLRENFTWKEALDSQTRVEVLEAPSSSSCPLPDQSRPTPKRASRFAQWAISPTFDLRSLSCSLGVSQDCRTVTVSHDSQSYPWSHERFATCQVLCSQAFSSGHQYWEVDTQQCSHWAVGVASWGMSRDHILGRTKDSWCVEWKGTSQLSVWHMVKETVLGSDRPKVVGIWLDLEEGKLAFYSVATQEQLLYECSISASSPLHPAFWLYGLHPGNSLTIRQVKV; encoded by the exons ATGGCGGCTCGGGACACCGGCACGGCCGTCCCCGTGTGGCTGGCCGAGGACGACCTGGGCTGCGTCATCTGTCACGAGCTGCTCACCTGGCCCGTCACGCTGCCCTGCGGCCACAGCTTCTGCCGCCACTGCCTGACGCGCGCGCTGGGCGAGGGGCGCGAGAGGCGCCACTGGTCCTGCCCCACCTGCCGCGAGAGCGCCGCGCAGCAGCCGCAGCTGCGGAAGAACACGCTGCTGCAGGACCTGGCCGACAAGTACCGGGAGGCCGCGCGCGAGCTGGAGGCCGGCCCGGGCCGCACCCcgagcccagcccccacccccgcgCCCGGGcccccgcgccgcgccgcgccgccgCCG GCGGCAGCAAAGAAGAGCATCACAGAAGTTGGTCCGGAGCTGGTAGATCTGGTGGAACAGCTTATAGACATTGTCAAGAACCTTCAGAGTCAGAGACACCTCCCAGAGTCTGGACGAGACAATGAACTGAGCAGCCTGGGCACG GCTTTTTCTGGTGGGATGGACCTTTCCTTGGCTTCTCCAAAGGTGGTAACTTCCAACACACCTGAGAGAAAAGTGAGCGACATTCTGCATGACCTAGAAGAAATCCTGGGAAAATTACGAGAAAACTTCACGTGGAAAGAGGCCCTTGACTCACAAACACGGG TGGAAGTCCTGGAagctccatcttcctcttcatGCCCACTGCCTGACCAGAGCCGCCCTACGCCCAAGAGGGCCTCCAGGTTTGCTCAGT ggGCCATCAGTCCAACCTTTGACCTCAGGAGCCTCTCCTGTAGCCTGGGGGTGTCCCAGGATTGCCGGACGGTGACTGTATCTCATGACTCACAGTCCTATCCCTGGAGTCATGAGAGGTTTGCGACCTGCCAAGTTTTATGTTCCCAAGCCTTCTCTTCTGGGCATCAGTACTGGGAAGTGGACACTCAGCAGTGCAGCCACTGGGCAGTTGGGGTGGCTTCCTGGGGCATGAGCCGTGACCATATCCTGGGAAGGACCAAGGACTCCTGGTGTGTCGAGTGGAAGGGGACTAGCCAGCTCTCTGTGTGGCACATGGTCAAGGAAACTGTCCTCGGCTCAGACAGACCTAAGGTGGTGGGCATCTGGCTGGACCTTGAGGAGGGGAAGCTTGCCTTTTATTCAGTGGCTACTCAGGAGCAACTTCTGTATGAGTGCTCgatctctgcctcctctcctctgcacCCTGCCTTCTGGCTGTATGGCTTACATCCCGGAAACTCTCTGACTATAAGGCAAGTAAAGGTATAA